The following nucleotide sequence is from Gemmatimonadales bacterium.
CGAAGATGCTGCCGCCGAACAGCACGTAGTGGAAGTGCGCCACGATGAAGTAGGTGTCGTTCTGCTGCAGGTCCGCCGGCGGGGAGGCGTGCATGACGCCCGACAGCCCGCCGATGATGAACATCGCGATGAAGCCGAGCGCGAAGTACATCGGCGTCTTGAGCTGGAGCGAGCCGCCCCAGATGGTGCCCAGCCAGTTGAAGATCTTCACCCCCGTGGGGATGGCGATCAGCATGGTGGAGAGCGAGAAGAACGTGTCCGCGATCGGCCCCATGCCGGTCGTGAACATGTGATGGCTCCACACCCCGAAGCCGAGGAAGGCGATGAACGCGCCGGAAAAGACCATCGCCGCGTAGCCGAAGAGCGGCTTCCGGGAGAAGACCGGCAGGACCTCCGAGATGATCCCGAACGCCGGCAGGATCAGGATGTAGACCTCCGGGTGCCCGAAGATCCAGAACAGGTGCTGCCAGAGGAGCGGATCGCCCCCGCCCGACGGCACGAAGAAATGGGTGCCGAAGAAGCGGTCGAACATGAGCAGGATCAGCGCCACGGTGATGACCGGAAACGCCAGCAGCAGCAGGACCTGGGTGATGAAGCTCATCCAGACGAACATGGGCATCCGCATCAGCGACATGCCCGGCGCCCGCATGTTGAGAATGGTCACGAAGAAGTTGACCGCGGCCGCCAGCGACGCCACCCCGAGGATCTGCAGGCCGAGCAGCCAGAAGTCCACGTTCATGCCCGGAGAGAACTGCCGCGAGGTCAGGTTGGCGTATCCGTACCACCCCTGGTCCGGCGCGGCGCCGAACAGGAAGCTGGAGTTGAGGAACAGTCCTCCCGACAGGAAGACCCAGTAGCTGAAGGCGTTGAGCCGGGGGAACGCCACGTCCCGCGCGCCGATCATGAGCGGGATCATGAAATTGAAGAACATGGCGCTGAGCGGCATGATCGCGAGGAAGATCATGGTCGTGCCATGCATGGTGAAGAGCTGGTTGTACGTATCCGGCGCCAGGAAGGTGTTGTTCGGCGTCCCCAGCTGAATCCGCAGCAGCAGCGCCTCGATGCCGCCCATGAGGAAGAAGGCGAAGGCCGTTGCCCCGTAGAGAATGCCGATCCGCTGGTGATCGACCGTGGTGAGCCAGCTCCAGAGGCCGGTCTTCTCGCCATGGCCGGCGGCGGCGTGTGCCCGTTGCTGGTCGACTGCGGTGGTTGCCATACGAGGCCTGTTATTGGTGAGCGCGAAGGAAGGCGACGAGCGAGCGGGCCTCGTCCGGCTTGACGCCGAGGTTCGGCATCAGCACCCCTTGCTTGATGGCCTGGGCGTTCTGAATCCAGCGGGACAGGTTCTCGTCGGTATTCTTGAGGGTGCCGGCGGCGATGTACGTCCGGGCCCCCACGTTCGCCAGGTTGGGCCCGATCATGCCGGTCGGCGCGTTGAATGCGGCGAGCGAGTGGCAGCCGATGCACCCCTTGGCCGTGAAGAGCTTCTCGCCCGCGGCATAGGCCGGGTCCTGGGGAGCGGCCGGCGCCTGGAGCGTGGCGCCCGAATCACGCGGCGCGGCGTTCTGCTGCGCCGCGCCCTGCGTTGGCTTGACCGTGGCGCCCGCGCTTGCCGTGCTCACCGAACCGGCGGGAGCGGTGGCCGGAGCGGCTCCGGTGGCCGCGGGCTTGGCCCCCAGTGTCTGCATATGAGACACCCACGCCTGGAACTCCGCCGGAGTCTGCGCCTTGATCCGGAACGCCATCCGGCCGTGCTGTATGCCGCAGAACTCGGCACACTGCCCCGAGTACTCGCCCGCCTTGTCGGCCTTGAACCAGAGCCGGGTCTCCCGGTTGGGAAAGACGTCCCGCTTGCCGGCGAAACGCGGCGCCCAGAAGCTGTGGATGACGTCGATCGTCCCCATCTTGGTGGCGACCGTCTGCCCCACCGGCACGTGCAGCTCGTTGGCGGTGGTGATGTGCAGCTCCGGATAGCGGAACTCCCACCACCACTGGTGCCCGATGACCTCCACCGTGAGCACGTCGCCATGGGGAGTGGCGGCGGTCGAGAAGATGCCCTTCACCGTCGGCACCGCGATGGCCGCGAGGATCAGCGCGGGGACCGCCGTCCAGATGATCTCCACCGCGGTGTTCCCGTGGATCTGCTTGGGCTCCGGGTCGCCCGGCTTGCCCCGGAAGCGGAAGATGGCGTACACCAGCGCACCTTCCACCAGAATGAACACGCCCAGCGCCCACCAGAAGGTGGTCGTCTGGATGTCGTCGCCGATCTTGGCGAAGTCGGAGAGCGGCTTGAGGGCGGTCTGGGGGTAGTGCTCCGGGCTGCAGCCGGCCAGAGCCAGCCCGAGGGCGCCGAGCATCGAGGCCAACGGAAATGCCCAGCGTCGGGTGGCGGCAATCCTGAGGGGCATTACACGGCCATCCTGTTTGGCAAGGATCCAAGCGGGCCAGAGGGTCATAAGCCGCCGCAGTTTACGGGGTTCTCGCGAGAAGGTCAAGGAACTCCGCGGCTATCGAATGACCCGGTCGAACGGCACCGCGCCTTCCAGCGGAGAGCCGAAATGCCACCATTCCCGAGCGTAGTTGGTGACCCCTTCCGATTCCCTGATCCGGGGCCCGCCGCGCCCCCGGCAATTGCTCATAAAGCCATCGGCAGCAGGAGCTTACGCATTTTCGCTATTCCCCGAGTGACACTCTCGTGGTATCTTGATCACAGGTTCCATCATCACTACCTGGGAATCCTCCTCCCAGGCTGACTCTTATTTCGCCTGGTCCACCATGATCCGTGAGATGCGGGAAAAGCTGAGCCGGGAAATCGACCAGCTCAGCCATGAGCTCAATATTCTGCTGCCTCAGGCTATCGCCCAGGCGGTCGAGCTGGGCGATCTGCGAGAGAACTCCGAATACAAGGCGGCCCTCGAGCGCCAGCAGTTCGTGCAGGCACGCCTGGGACAGTTGCACCAGCGGCTGAATCAGTTGAGCCAGCTCGCCAACACGGAGGCGCCCACCGATCGCGTCGGGCTGGGCTCCCGGGTCACGGTGCTGGATCTCGAGACCAACGACACCGACACCTACATGGTAGTGCTGGCTGAGATGATGGACTTCGACGCCGGGCACATCTCGCTGGCCTCGCCGCTCGGACGGGCGCTCGCCAACGGCCGGGTGGGCGACGAGGTCAGCCTCCGCCTCCCCAGCGCGGTGCGCCGGCTTCGCATCCTGGAGCTGACCACGGCCCATCAAACCGAGGGTACCGGAATCTCCGGCTCGGCGTAAGTAAATGGAATTCCCCAAGAAGCAGCTTCTGGTGGTGGGCGATCGGGTGCTGATCAGTGCCGAAGACGGAGATGATCGCACCCGGGTCGGCCTGTATCTGCCGGCTACCGCCATCGACTCCCAGCAGGTGCAGACCGGATTGATCGTCGCTACCGGCCCGGGCACCCCCGTCGCCGACCTCAGCACCCTGGATGACGAGCCCTGGAAAGTCGGCGATCGAGAGCCGCGGAATCGGGCCATGCAGGCCCGGGTCGGCGACCATGCCATCTTCTTCCGCAAGGCCGCGGTCGAGATCACCTTCGAGGAGACCAAGTACCTCGTCGTGCCGCAGGCCGCCATTCTGGTACTCATCCGGGACGACCTCCCCATCTGAACCGCCGTTGTGCTATTTCCTCTACCTCGCCACCCCGCTCACCCTGAGCGAGGTGCGCTCCATGGTGCCCCGCGGCATGACCGCCCATGTGGCGGAGCCTGCCACTCAGCAGGAGCTGCTGCCGCTCCTGCCGGAGGCGCGAACGGTGGTGCGACTCCTCGTCGGGGCCTGTTCCTGCGACCTGGTGCGCTCCCGGCACCCGGAGTCGAGAGAGGACGAGCGCCATCACCGCGAGCGATATCGCCGGCTCGGAGGTAGCCGTCCGGAGATGATCGCGGCGCTGGAGCGGCACCGCCGCGGGGCTGGCATCCGGCCGCCCGTGGGGGGCTGGGCCCGGGCGCTGGCCGATTTTGTGGCCGAGCACGCGAGGAACGCCGGCCCGAGCCTGTATCTCCTGCGCTTCCTTCCCGAGTCTCCCCGCGCCGCACCGGTTTCCGGTGTGCGGCCCTTCGCGCTCGACCTGGTCCTCGCGGCCCCCGACCAGTGGCTCGCCGAGGGCGTTCCCATCCTGGTGAGCCGGTGACCGTGGACGCCCGAGGCTACGCAGAAGGCACCTTCGCCGGGGCACAGGAGGTCCCTCTCTTCCGGCGCGCCTGGCGCCCGACCGAGCCGCCTCGCGCCGTGCTCATCAATGTGCACGGTCTGGGTGACCACTCGGGGCTCTACGGCGCGCTTGCCGACCGCATGGTCGCTAGCGGGTTTGCGGTGCACGCCTTCGATCTCCGCGGCAACGGCCGCTCGCCCGGCAAGCGGGGCCACGTGGACTCCTGGGGCGACTACCGCGAGGATCTCCGCCGCTTCGTCGAGCTGGTTGGGCGGGAAGAGCCCGGCCGGCCGCTTTTCCTCCTGGGAAACAGCTTGGGCGGGCTCATCGTACTGGAGTACGCTTTGTATCACCCCGAGGGACTCCGGGGCGTGATGGCGGCGGCTCCTCCACTCGGCCGCCTCACGGTGCCGCCGGTGCTGCTGGCGCTCGGGCGGGTGGCGTCACGGATCTGGCCGAGCTTCACGCTGAAGACCGGCATGGACCTCTCCGGCCTCGCCCAGGACCCCGCTGTCACGGCCGAGCTGCTGGCCGATCCTCTGTTCCATCGGCTGGGCTCCGCCAGGCTTTCGACCGAGGTGCAGTCGGCGATCGCGCGGGTGCAGGGCCGCGCGGCGGAGTTCCCCCTCCCGCTCCTCGTGCTGCACGGCTCCCGCGACGGGATGGTCCCACCAGATGGAAGCCGGACGTTCGTCGCGCGGGTGGGCCATCCGGACAAGCGTCTGATCGAGTATCCCGAGGGCCGCCACGTGCTCTTCGCCGACACCGGCCGGGAGCAGGTGCTCGCCGATCTGGAGCGGTGGATCGGGCGCCATCTGTGAGCCTGGCCCTCGCACCCGGGCGCGGGATCGGCTACTCTGTATCCGTGCTGCGGCCGTTCTTCCGCGCCTTGCGCCTCAGGTGTCCCCATTGTGGCGGCGGACCGATCTTCGTGAGCTGGACCCGCCTCGTCCCCAATTGCCCCACGTGTGGTCTCGGCCTGGAACGGGGTGAGCAGGGGTACTGGCTCGGTGCGTACTTCTTCAACTTGATGCTGGTGGAGACGCTCTTCAGCGTCTGGGTGATCGGCTTCCTGCTCTGGACCTGGCCGACACCGCCGTGGGACCTGTTTCAGGTGACCACCATCATCTTGATGCTGGTGGCCTCGGTCGCCTTCTTCCCCTTCTCGAAGACCTTGTTTCTCGCGTTCGACCTGTTCGTGCGGCCAGCCACCGAAGACGACTTCGCGCTCCCGCACGAGGAAGCCCGCAGGATTCGCCCGGACCAGCAGACCTGACTCGGCAGGACATGCTCACCCGCGACCGGAGTTCCGCATGGCGATGGATTTCCGTCGGTGCCTTCCGCTCCTCGTTCCTGCCGGCTCGCTCGTGGCGCTCGCGTGCGGGCCGGCCATCTCGACCACCAGCCCCACCAGTGCCGAGCGGCCGCAGTATCCCTCGACCTATCATCGCCACCCATACGCACCTGTAGTCATCCGGAACGCCACCGTGCTCACGGCCGCGGGGCCCGAGCTGAGTCGCGGCTCGGTGAGCTTCGCGGACGGGCGCATCGTCGCGGTCGGAGCCGACGTGCCGACCCCGGCGGGCGCCACCGTGATCGACGGCAGCGGCAAGTATGTCACGCCCGGGATCATCGATACCCACAGCCACCTCGGCGTCTATGCCGCGCCGGGAACGCCGGGCCTGAGCGATGGGAACGAGGCCACCGCGCCGGTCACCGCCCAGGTGTGGGCCGAGCACTCGTTCTGGCCCCAGGATCCCCAGATCCCGCTGGCCATCGCCGGCGGCATCACCGCGCTGCAGATCCTCCCCGGCTCGGCCAATCTGATCGGCGGCCGGTCGGTCACCCTGCGGCTCATCCCCGCGCGCACGGTGCAGGAGATGAAGTATCCCGGTGCGCCCTACGGTCTCAAGATGGCCTGTGGAGAGAATCCCAAGTCGGTCTACGAGAAGACCGGCCCTTCCACCCGGATGGGCAACGTCGCCGGCTATCGCGCGGCGTTCATCGAGGCCGAGAAGTATCGCCGGACCTGGGACGCGTGGGAGAAGAAGCACTCGGGCGTGCGGCCGGATCGCGATCTCAAGCTGGAGACCCTCGCCGACGTCCTCCGGGGCAAGATCCTGGTCCACAACCATTGCTACCGCGCCGACGAGATGGCCCAGATGCTGGACCTGGCCCGGGAGTTCGGCTTTCACATCCGTTCGTTCCACCACGCGGTGGAGGCGTACAAGATCGCCGACCTCCTCGCGCGCGACTCGGTGGCGAGCTCGGTCTGGGCCGACTGGTGGGGCTTCAAGATGGAGTCGTTC
It contains:
- the ctaD gene encoding cytochrome c oxidase subunit I, producing MATTAVDQQRAHAAAGHGEKTGLWSWLTTVDHQRIGILYGATAFAFFLMGGIEALLLRIQLGTPNNTFLAPDTYNQLFTMHGTTMIFLAIMPLSAMFFNFMIPLMIGARDVAFPRLNAFSYWVFLSGGLFLNSSFLFGAAPDQGWYGYANLTSRQFSPGMNVDFWLLGLQILGVASLAAAVNFFVTILNMRAPGMSLMRMPMFVWMSFITQVLLLLAFPVITVALILLMFDRFFGTHFFVPSGGGDPLLWQHLFWIFGHPEVYILILPAFGIISEVLPVFSRKPLFGYAAMVFSGAFIAFLGFGVWSHHMFTTGMGPIADTFFSLSTMLIAIPTGVKIFNWLGTIWGGSLQLKTPMYFALGFIAMFIIGGLSGVMHASPPADLQQNDTYFIVAHFHYVLFGGSIFGLTAGAYYWWPKMFGRVLDETLGKVHFWLMLIGFNVTFFPMHILGLNGMPRRVYTYPEGLGFEQLNQLETVGAFILAL
- the coxB gene encoding cytochrome c oxidase subunit II; this translates as MPLRIAATRRWAFPLASMLGALGLALAGCSPEHYPQTALKPLSDFAKIGDDIQTTTFWWALGVFILVEGALVYAIFRFRGKPGDPEPKQIHGNTAVEIIWTAVPALILAAIAVPTVKGIFSTAATPHGDVLTVEVIGHQWWWEFRYPELHITTANELHVPVGQTVATKMGTIDVIHSFWAPRFAGKRDVFPNRETRLWFKADKAGEYSGQCAEFCGIQHGRMAFRIKAQTPAEFQAWVSHMQTLGAKPAATGAAPATAPAGSVSTASAGATVKPTQGAAQQNAAPRDSGATLQAPAAPQDPAYAAGEKLFTAKGCIGCHSLAAFNAPTGMIGPNLANVGARTYIAAGTLKNTDENLSRWIQNAQAIKQGVLMPNLGVKPDEARSLVAFLRAHQ
- a CDS encoding GreA/GreB family elongation factor; protein product: MITGSIITTWESSSQADSYFAWSTMIREMREKLSREIDQLSHELNILLPQAIAQAVELGDLRENSEYKAALERQQFVQARLGQLHQRLNQLSQLANTEAPTDRVGLGSRVTVLDLETNDTDTYMVVLAEMMDFDAGHISLASPLGRALANGRVGDEVSLRLPSAVRRLRILELTTAHQTEGTGISGSA
- a CDS encoding co-chaperone GroES family protein; the protein is MEFPKKQLLVVGDRVLISAEDGDDRTRVGLYLPATAIDSQQVQTGLIVATGPGTPVADLSTLDDEPWKVGDREPRNRAMQARVGDHAIFFRKAAVEITFEETKYLVVPQAAILVLIRDDLPI
- a CDS encoding alpha/beta hydrolase codes for the protein MTVDARGYAEGTFAGAQEVPLFRRAWRPTEPPRAVLINVHGLGDHSGLYGALADRMVASGFAVHAFDLRGNGRSPGKRGHVDSWGDYREDLRRFVELVGREEPGRPLFLLGNSLGGLIVLEYALYHPEGLRGVMAAAPPLGRLTVPPVLLALGRVASRIWPSFTLKTGMDLSGLAQDPAVTAELLADPLFHRLGSARLSTEVQSAIARVQGRAAEFPLPLLVLHGSRDGMVPPDGSRTFVARVGHPDKRLIEYPEGRHVLFADTGREQVLADLERWIGRHL
- a CDS encoding DUF983 domain-containing protein, with product MSLALAPGRGIGYSVSVLRPFFRALRLRCPHCGGGPIFVSWTRLVPNCPTCGLGLERGEQGYWLGAYFFNLMLVETLFSVWVIGFLLWTWPTPPWDLFQVTTIILMLVASVAFFPFSKTLFLAFDLFVRPATEDDFALPHEEARRIRPDQQT
- a CDS encoding amidohydrolase — encoded protein: MAMDFRRCLPLLVPAGSLVALACGPAISTTSPTSAERPQYPSTYHRHPYAPVVIRNATVLTAAGPELSRGSVSFADGRIVAVGADVPTPAGATVIDGSGKYVTPGIIDTHSHLGVYAAPGTPGLSDGNEATAPVTAQVWAEHSFWPQDPQIPLAIAGGITALQILPGSANLIGGRSVTLRLIPARTVQEMKYPGAPYGLKMACGENPKSVYEKTGPSTRMGNVAGYRAAFIEAEKYRRTWDAWEKKHSGVRPDRDLKLETLADVLRGKILVHNHCYRADEMAQMLDLAREFGFHIRSFHHAVEAYKIADLLARDSVASSVWADWWGFKMESFDGIPENAALLQQAGARVIIHSDSPDGIQRLNQEAAKAMQAGEQAGIKITREQAIRWLTANPAWALGIDSSTGTLEPGKAADVVVWSGDPFSVYSTVEQVYNDGWLVFDRKDQPRRPETDFNLGTSEPGVGR